In one window of Brevinematales bacterium DNA:
- the mtnP gene encoding S-methyl-5'-thioadenosine phosphorylase yields the protein MDYKVEIGVIGGSGLYSFSSAKIVDEVDIDTPFGKPSDKITIVDVEGRKVAFLPRHGRGHIYPPTKIPMKANIWALKYLGVRRLIGVSAVGSLREELRPMDFVIPSQLIDFTRWRELTFFTTGLVGHVSMADPFCNEFSSEIGDIISKNFPEIRLHTNKTYINIEGPQFSSRAESNLFRQWGADIIGMTAAGEAKLSREAEICYSLISMVTDYDCWYEGHEDVNADMVMEYMKKNTDNILKMLPVIIKNINLTNRYSAEESAKFAIVTSKDRIPQDIKRALAIFYEKYWS from the coding sequence ATGGACTATAAAGTTGAGATAGGTGTTATTGGGGGTAGTGGTTTATATTCTTTTTCATCTGCTAAAATTGTAGATGAAGTTGACATAGATACACCTTTTGGTAAGCCGTCTGATAAGATAACTATAGTAGATGTTGAAGGTAGAAAAGTTGCATTTTTACCAAGGCATGGTAGAGGACATATATATCCACCAACTAAGATACCTATGAAGGCGAATATTTGGGCTTTAAAGTATTTGGGGGTTAGGAGGCTTATTGGTGTAAGTGCTGTTGGTAGTTTAAGAGAAGAGCTTAGGCCTATGGATTTTGTTATACCTTCTCAACTAATTGATTTCACTAGATGGAGAGAGCTAACATTTTTTACAACGGGATTAGTGGGGCATGTTTCTATGGCCGATCCTTTTTGTAATGAATTTTCAAGTGAAATAGGAGATATAATCAGTAAGAATTTCCCTGAGATAAGGCTACATACTAATAAGACTTACATAAATATAGAAGGACCACAATTTTCAAGTAGAGCTGAGAGCAATTTGTTTAGGCAGTGGGGTGCAGATATAATAGGAATGACTGCTGCTGGAGAGGCTAAGCTTTCTAGAGAAGCTGAGATATGTTATTCTCTCATATCTATGGTTACAGACTATGATTGTTGGTACGAGGGGCATGAAGATGTTAATGCGGATATGGTTATGGAATATATGAAAAAGAATACCGATAATATACTCAAGATGTTACCTGTTATCATAAAGAATATCAATTTAACAAATAGATATTCAGCTGAAGAGTCCGCTAAATTTGCTATAGTTACATCCAAAGATAGGATACCACAAGATATTAAAAGAGCGTTAGCTATATTTTATGAAAAGTATTGGAGTTAG
- a CDS encoding adenylate kinase, with amino-acid sequence MMRILILGAPGAGKGTQSELISQKYGIPHISTGDILRAEISSGSLLGLRVKSLVESGSLVPDDIVADVLLKEISKEKYKKGYILDGFPRNLNQVRIMEEKGIVVDKVIFIDTSEDMILKRITGRRVCSNCGSVYNIYFNLPRIESICDKCGNSLTHRKDDTEEVVKKRLDTFKRETLPVVDYYRNKKMLLVVNGDKNFEDIKNEIFSLLEV; translated from the coding sequence ATGATGCGTATCCTTATATTAGGAGCGCCAGGAGCAGGTAAAGGAACTCAAAGTGAATTAATAAGTCAAAAGTACGGTATACCCCATATATCAACAGGAGATATATTGAGAGCGGAAATTTCTTCTGGAAGTCTATTGGGATTAAGGGTTAAAAGTTTGGTTGAAAGTGGTAGCTTAGTCCCTGATGATATTGTAGCAGATGTGTTACTGAAAGAGATATCAAAAGAAAAATATAAAAAAGGTTACATACTTGATGGTTTTCCAAGGAACTTAAATCAAGTTAGAATAATGGAAGAAAAGGGAATAGTTGTTGATAAAGTTATATTTATTGATACGTCTGAAGATATGATACTTAAGAGAATAACTGGTAGAAGAGTTTGTTCTAATTGCGGAAGTGTGTATAATATCTACTTTAATCTGCCTAGGATTGAGAGTATTTGTGATAAATGTGGAAATAGTTTAACTCATAGAAAGGATGATACTGAAGAGGTTGTTAAGAAAAGGCTTGATACTTTTAAGCGAGAAACTTTACCAGTTGTTGATTATTATAGGAATAAAAAAATGCTTTTAGTTGTCAATGGAGACAAGAATTTTGAAGATATAAAAAATGAAATATTTTCTCTTCTTGAGGTGTAG
- the infA gene encoding translation initiation factor IF-1: protein MAKDDVLKFEGVVVKQLPNSVFKVKLDNGKEVMAHPSGKIRINSIRIIEGDRVVVEFSPYDLTKGRIVYRYR from the coding sequence ATGGCTAAAGATGATGTTTTGAAATTTGAAGGTGTTGTTGTTAAGCAATTACCTAATTCGGTGTTTAAGGTAAAGCTTGATAATGGTAAAGAGGTTATGGCTCATCCATCGGGTAAGATACGGATAAATTCTATTAGAATAATTGAGGGTGATAGAGTTGTGGTTGAGTTTTCTCCTTATGATCTTACCAAAGGCAGGATAGTATATAGGTACAGATAG
- a CDS encoding tRNA (adenine-N1)-methyltransferase — MIEEGEIIYLYHSEKAKYPVVYKKNQFFQSHLGKIVLPENLNWGDVLETNKGYKFFVLKPSIEDLVLNVKRKTNIMYPKDIGYIILNSTIRDGSTVIEVGTGSGAMTSVLAILVGPYGRVYSYDKNEEHLENARKNIQKYGLLGRVVLEVRDVAVNGFSIDNADGCIIDLPEPWTIIPHAKKSLKPGSSVAIVVPTVEQVQLSFKSLKDNGFTRIKSVEILEREIYLREGITRPKERMVSHTVYLVIAYNTNLKV, encoded by the coding sequence ATGATAGAGGAAGGCGAGATAATATATCTCTATCACTCTGAGAAGGCGAAATATCCAGTAGTTTATAAGAAAAATCAATTTTTTCAGTCTCATCTTGGTAAGATTGTTTTACCAGAAAATTTGAATTGGGGTGATGTTTTAGAGACTAATAAAGGATATAAGTTTTTTGTTCTTAAGCCTTCTATTGAAGATTTAGTTTTAAACGTCAAAAGAAAAACAAATATAATGTATCCTAAAGATATTGGTTACATAATCTTAAATTCAACAATAAGAGATGGTAGTACAGTGATAGAAGTTGGTACTGGTTCTGGTGCTATGACTTCTGTGTTGGCTATTCTAGTAGGTCCTTATGGTAGAGTCTATTCGTATGACAAAAATGAAGAGCATTTGGAAAATGCGAGGAAGAATATTCAAAAATATGGCCTTTTAGGCAGAGTTGTGTTAGAGGTTAGAGATGTTGCAGTTAATGGGTTTTCCATTGATAATGCCGATGGATGTATAATTGATTTACCTGAACCTTGGACTATCATACCTCATGCTAAAAAATCTCTGAAACCAGGCTCTTCAGTAGCTATAGTTGTCCCAACAGTAGAACAAGTACAATTGTCTTTTAAGTCGCTTAAAGATAATGGATTTACTAGAATAAAATCCGTCGAAATCCTAGAAAGAGAGATATATCTAAGAGAAGGTATAACAAGACCTAAAGAGAGAATGGTATCGCATACCGTTTATTTGGTTATAGCATATAATACTAATCTAAAAGTTTGA